From the genome of Nicotiana sylvestris chromosome 1, ASM39365v2, whole genome shotgun sequence:
ATTTGAATCTAACCTATAAAGTGATGTGAAAACTCTATATTCATAAAGGATAATCCCTAGGAACTTTTATGTGATATTTTAGAATGAATTTTGCTTCTTACCATTGCACTGGCTTAGAGGTGGAGTCTGAACTTTGCAAGCAGTAGGAAGTGCCAAAGCCTGAGTCTGGTTAATGTTTAACCCCAAGTTAGAGGCACCACCACTGAGGACCTGGCACAAGCATTCGGGTTTGTTCTTAACCACCGTGCTAAGCTGCGTGCAGCAATCTGAAGATGGCACAGAGGAGTTGCCAGTAATATAGTTCAAGCAAGGTGACAAGCTGATCAGCACATTCGTGCAGTCATCGCTCGATTGAGCAACAACTCCTGCCCAGATCATTGTGAACACAATCGCGAACAAACCCATTCTGCTCCCTAGATTTGCCATTGAAATGAAGAGAAACTTGTTTCTGATTGAAGTAAGTTTGATCACACAATCTTggtagaagaagaaaagttgtGCTTTTTTTATATATAGGAAAATAGAGGAGGGAAGAGTCgaaaaaagatgttttaaaaatcGGTGACCAATAAAAAAGCAAGAGTTCAAATCAGAGATTGACATTAAAACTATTGTTGTCACAATTTACATAGCAATTAGGTAGCTGTGGGACATCAAAGTAGTTAGTTGTGTAGGTAACC
Proteins encoded in this window:
- the LOC104211071 gene encoding non-specific lipid transfer protein GPI-anchored 5-like, with protein sequence MANLGSRMGLFAIVFTMIWAGVVAQSSDDCTNVLISLSPCLNYITGNSSVPSSDCCTQLSTVVKNKPECLCQVLSGGASNLGLNINQTQALALPTACKVQTPPLSQCNADSPNSSPAGTPTTPGRGSNAVPSQDGSNDATSTKMAAPLFFFLLFIASYASTFTLA